The Branchiostoma floridae strain S238N-H82 chromosome 6, Bfl_VNyyK, whole genome shotgun sequence genomic interval ATGGTGTCGAACCTGACACTGATTATCTATAATTATCcacacagaaataaataaaaatattcGCTGTCTATATTAAACTTATGTTCTTTGTACGAGAAATAAAAAGACAGACAAAGATATATTTGTTACAAcgatgttttgttgttctaccAGGTCTGTTGCACCATTTGCAAGACCCTGACAAGGTTGAACTCCGAGGAGAGGGTATCTGGTCTGCCGGACGCGTCCTTCCTTCTGAAGCTGAGCAACGAAGACTCCGAGCACCTTCAGGAGAGTCTCATCTTCAAGAAGTGCGGGGTCTGTGAAGACGGTTGTGAAGAGGCGACTGCAGAATGTTTAGACTGTGAAGACTACTTGTGCAGAGTCTGCGCAGAGTGTCACACCAGGACAAAGTTCACGAAAGGTCACCGAGTAGTGTCTCTGTCTTCTGCGAACGAGAACGACGTGTCACCACAACCTGGGAACGACTTTGACGAGAAACGTTTGCTAGACAAAAAGGGCGGTCGCTCCATTTTGGCCATATTGGATGAGGAATATGACAATCAAAAtcttttgtgcacaatagaagAACAAGAAAAGTTCTGAAGATTTGTCCTCGGACACAAAAGAGACAACAGATCTTGATGCTAGATGTTACTGCACATTGTGCTAACATTACTACGGATGATaatgaacatgaacatgagAACATTATCAGTGACGTTCAAGGACAAAAAGACACTCCATCCTGCAGTTATGTGCCATTAGACATAGAGGGCGCTGTTGATCAGCTACACCGCAAGGCAAGAGAACTCACCTCGATAATGCAGAGCTGGCAGACAAACAAAGCAGAGCAATGACGAAAAACCACCAAATATTACATACAGAAAACGCGATGGTAAATGCTTAGACATTTGGCATGTGCATGATAATTTTTGATAAAATATATAACAGTGAAGTACCACACCAAATAAATATAgctttaaatgttttgttttttttgaaGTTACAAAATTGACAAGAAAAGTACCTTTAGCAAAGTTCTGCTGAATGCGAATATTTCTAAGTTTGTCCTTTTCCTCCGACATTAGATTGGAAGTTATCATCGGGAAGCAGCGAAGCTGGCTACAGACCGAGACAGACATCGTGTACAGTCGGGTGTTTTCGGAAGTCGCCTCGGCTCGGGAGAGGCTGGAGAAGCGACTCTGTGCCGTACATTACGTCACACAATTCGTCACCGCGCTAAAGAAGTACGGTAACGTGGAACAGGCGGAGTCTCTTAGAGATAGTCTGACTTCCAAGATTGCTGAGCTGCTCTCTTCAGAACAGGAACAAGAAAAAGTGGTAGGTAACGGGAAAATCGGGTTTGAACCGGATAAGGATCTACTATCACATGTCACAAAGGGAATAGGTAAACTGAAGCAACAAGGCAACGATCCGGTTTCAAGTCCTGAAGAAAGTCTTCAGGACTTGGAGGTACACTCAGAGAGCGATACAACAAAATCAGGCAGCCGTAAAGGTAGTTTGGTCAACGCAACTCAAACAGATTGTCAGTTAGAAAACGGACTTGCTGAGGAAGATGGTACTTCGAATGTAAGCAGAGAACCAGACAAGTTGTTATGGGCGATCGGCCATGGCGaggatgatgacgtcatcaagttcAAGAATCCCTGTGGGCTGGTGGTCACCAAGACTGGTGACGTCATCGTCGCTGACCAGGGAAACCGAAGGCTGGTGGTCTTCaacaaaaatggcaaattcaAAACCAAAGTAGGGATGGACATATCGCCAAATGATGTCGTTGTGAACAGCGAGGGTCAAGTCGCATCAACGGGGACGAAGGGGgagggaaggaagaaagaagggGAGGTTCAAGTTTGGAAACTTCACCGGAAAAGGGAGCACGAACTTGTGGTACAGTTTGGAGCGGGGATTTTGAAGAACCCGCACGGCATCGCTGTGGACAGTCAGGGGAGATACGTCGTGGCGGACGTCGGCAAACACCGCGTTACGATCCACCGCTCCGACGGTGGCACCCTCATGTCCTTCGGCGAACACGGCGACGCCAACGACCAGTTCTACCTGCCGTATTACGTCGCCGTCACCGCGTCTGACGACATCGTCGTCTCGGACGAGTTCCAGAAATGTCTTAAAGTGTTCAACTCAAGGGGAAGGTTTCTCCGTAGAATCGGACCGAGGTTGAAACGAGACTTCTACATTCAGTGTCCGGGAGGTGTTTGCGTCATGAATGACGTCATCCTTGTGGTGGACATTTTTACCGGCGACGTGATAGCCATATCTGTTGAGGGAAAGTTTCAGAGAGTGTTTTTGTCACAGAAAGACGGTTTGAGCTATCCCCAGACGTTGGCAGTTGGACGTGAAGGACTTCTTGTCGTCACAGATGGTACCTTCTTCAAAGGAACTCACTGTGTAAAGGCCTATCGTCTGGAGGAGCTCGGTGCGTCACAGACAAAGAAGGAATTATCataaagtgggacacttcgtcttccacagtGACTGTTTACAGAAAGTACGCCAGACCCAAAACCTTTAAGATTGTAGTTCGTAGCAGCACTAGTTTTTATTAGAATAGTCACTTGCTCCTCGTGTCAACGCTGTCATCTTGCACTGactatatacttttgtatatgtTGCAAAATGCTCTAAAGCAAGAGCTTGCAAATAAAAGTTATAATGTAGACGTTATTTTCAACGATGGCTTATACCACAGACGATATGGTAGTGGAGAGGCATTACGTGAGAATCATGCAAAATTTCTTTCCACATATTGCTTCCTCGTTCTATATGATGCAAAAAGAAATATCAAAGGAGTATGGTTTGAGACCAGTTAACTACGCTGGAATGTTATCTTGCTTATTGAAACACTGAATCAAACTGGGCACTTGGGTGTTTGAAGGTCTACTCAATATTAATGTTATGAACATCTGAAGTGAGTATGCCATGGGGATTACTTAGGCTGTATTCAGTAGATCCCTTTAAAATCTCATTTTGTTAATACGGAGCTTTAGGACACCCATTGCATGGCTCGaattccttttttctgcatacctgcactggtgcagataacattgaaaattacctgcaccagacaaattttacctgcaccactctgaatttaggaaatatggatcatactaagattgttcaggaaccattgctattctatactttataggtggtaacagtcaatgtagctaataacaatccatatgcagctacattatatacatttatgtataaaacccagtacatggaccagtgcaggtagacgccagaaatacctgcacagctccaatttcacctgcactaacctgtatcatcatcatcatcatcggcgtCAGCTCGTGACCGAGCATTAGTATATGCAGGTGGAATTTCGAGCCTTGCATTGGAATATGAATCATGGGAGTTGAcgttaaccttttttttattgccGACTCCCCCCAAGGCAACAATGTACTTTCCCTCAGTAGGCGACCTAAATGATGGATCTAACGTTATGCACTGTCTGCCCTCGGGGTGGAATATGCATTAGGTGTGTGGTGTTGTAGTTTGTATTATTGCGTACTTAGGCATATAGTTAAACAGTCTCCCACATTTAACATAAAAACAGCATAAGAGCTGTCTACCAGACAAACATTGTGACCATAGTATGTCCAGAACTATGACGAGATGCAAAAGCGGCAAAATCTGGTTCAGTAAaaattacatactagtatacaatgcCACCAAGGCAGCCTAAAATCTAACTATTTCTTTAATACGTCAAAACCAAATCTCATGTAAAATCTCATGACAATCCATTCATATCTTCTTGAGTTGACCACATAAACCGTTAAAAATCCACTATTTAAACACTACTGAAACAGAATCTttggtgaaggtaaaaaaaagggcAACTCGTTCGCAACGCTAAGCTTTAAAGCAACGATACATCCAGTACACACACTGAAGCGCAGCGATAACTTGCATACTTTCCAGGTCTAGCTTTGATATGCTCAAGAAGGTTTCCGTCTGATTGAAACCTCCTTAGTATGTTTTATAGCCTCCATGAAACCCCTGATCCGAAAAATTTTATTTACCCACTCGCGCTACGCTTTTTCCAATACGGTCCTGCCATCTACCGTGCATATCATGGCTCATTTGTATGCTATTTGGAGGTAGTATTCTGTCTGTGGGTTTCTCCGGGGAATACTGAAATTTGCAACGATATTGATACACAGGCTAGGGCCCAGCTTTCCGTCAtgtagaatttttaaaaaaattattttttgagAATTGAAACTTATACTTtatattttttgtctttctatTTATACCAAAAAAATGTTATTGCAGTAGGGAAGAGTAACAAATTTTGTAGAAGATCATTTTAGAAAGGTCACATAATTCACCAGTCAACTTAAGGGTTGCTTTATGGGTAACCATTCTTGATTTGTTAACAACGAGTTTGATCTGGCAAAAAATATATAATCCAATTGCTAGCATAATATTCAACATCTCCGACTTTTCCTTCATTGCTCTTTTGCTATGAAGATTACATTTTAGATCGTTAAATTTCGCAAATCCATGCTATTAGGACCTACAAACTACAGTTAGCTTCGCAATTAAATTATTCCACTTGCCCAATTGTAAAACTGACAGACACAACGTACAGCGCGAGCCAAGTATAAAAGTCGCTAGTGAGCATGCGTATTAGCTATTGCTCATTAGAATATTCTTCTTGCTTTTTTTCCCGGGCTTTCCGGGATCCGCAGCGCACTACGGAAGGTAGAGCGAACGGCAGTAGGGTGAGTTATCGTATTTTTATCTAGGGTGTCTATCGCAAAATTACTTTAAGCATTTGTCTGTGGCGTTTTACAAAGGCCTTTCCGATATTCGCAATGAATCGCTCTTTTGATTTCGTTACAGCGTCGTTTCTTTCTCGTATTCCATATGTTTGAACGCACGCCGTTTTGAAGACATGTTGCTATGAAATACACTCTAAATGGTGCCATGTTCAGTGGTTCACTCTCGGATGTATTTGGGGGTACTGCGGCTAATATATAGAAAGAGAACATAATAAGAAGGTTATAACTGTACTATATAGGATGGTGTGTGTCGAATTGCATGGCACGGTGCAGAACAAAATCaagcaacattttcgcgaaaatgcagaacaTTTTCCccgtagccttttgtcaagctacttgaACACAATACCATACCATTAGTCTTgtcctatagtattgtgtgcgggTAAGAAGAAATACATCTACTTGGGTTTTGGACCAGATCATTAAAATAATTATACCATACCACTGGGCTTGTCTCATGTTATTGTGTGCGGGAGAAAAATTACGCATATTTACTATAACAACTAACTAATGTCCGTTTTAAGCTTGATTCGCTaataacagaagaagaagaaggaaaaaaaaagacacactAGCAAACACAATATGTATTACTATCGAGGAAAACATAAATATATGTCAATCTATGCAAGCTACATTTATCAGTTACTGTCAGTTTTGCAAATTAGCAACAAAAACGAAAATGATTGTGCAACGCTTTTATCCACATTCCGGGGAAGAAATATAGATGCCTTTGTATGCACATGAACTATTTGCTATATAGACAGTATAACGACAAGGCTTTGGTTTTGAAGAGGATAAGTTAGCTACAGCCACCGCTACTGCAACCTGAGAACTGAAGATACGCCTGACAGGGACGGTTCATTGTGCGTGTTGTCAGGgttcttgtacatgtaacaaacaggGACGGTCCATAATGTGTCTTGCCACGGTGTACATATATGTTACAACAAGAGTACTTCTAGCATTCCCTtaggcttacgtcacatttccaaaccagtaCTAGATTATTAAAGAAAcgaatacatgtagatctataTGAACCATAaacaaatgtcatttttgtttgtttattagtcTTGTCTTAGATAAGCAGCAGGATTTGCACACACATTTCCCATTCCATGAAACAGTcaacactagggctgggtaccggtacagaaaattcaggtccaggtccggttcaggtccaaagcatcaggtccaggtccggacctgaacctggacctgattcagtatgactcataccaatggtccatttcataacaaagaaatctgtttggtggagtattagacttacactggcgctttaaaatcctacaacgctaactgcacctgtacgattggctgtaaaacttggtagaaattactataaactctactctacttcactcttgttattttcttccacctgcaagcgccaaaaggtgtgaatgtctgataaaataatatgttaattttctaatcggtccaacatccggtccaccgaattttttcaggtccggtttttctggaccggtccaataagaaaaaccgattttgtaccggtacgctgtaccgatacccagccctagtcaacATGGTATCTAACATTCAGTAAAATTTAGCGTCGTCCAtttcgtcttccgggagggacgttaaaacgggggtcccgtgctcgtgcctcgaccacgttaaacagcctcattaccctcactttgggtacctactggctgcaaaatacacccgatattattattattatttcttttgtattttaCATGTCATTAAACGGTTAGTCCCCTCACACAAGAATACGGACAGGTGCAGACTATAAGACTTAGCACATGTACTGTTATTGGGCGCGACCATTTTCTGTTACTACGGGGGATCTAATATAATGCAAATTGAATGTATGATACTCGCTGCGAAACGCATCTGTGTTTGCcaataaaaacaataatctTTGAAACGgatcattttgtacaaattgtcaaatatttgaaacacGTTCTTGTAGTAGGAGGCGCTATTACTGATTTTTCTGTTtacaatacatatatattttaccTTGATGGCTTCTAAATTCTTACAACACAGAATCCAACCTGGCGTGACAGAAACCGGATGAAACCGCCCTGCATGGTAGGCTCAAAGCATTCGTCGGCACTGGCcaattttctttgctttttgaTACCATGTGCTAGCGTTTTTTTCTCTCCCTGTATCTATCAGTATCTATTTGCGTAGACTTTAGCCTAGAAAAGCTGAAAAAATGATAGCACACACAAGAACGTGCAGCTGCCTAAAATACAAACGTTACCACGTTAATCAGGCGCAGAAAAATACCATCGccaaagcctgctatggaggctttCTTGCAGGGCCTTGATGTTGTGAGGCGGTTCAGTCCGGTTCTGTGACATCATCGCCAGGGTTGACTGGATGGAACCGGCGGGGGAAGCCGTTAGGGGGTGACGTAATGCTGAACGATGTACATACAAAAGATAATAATGCAGGTGCGGTAGATACAAGGGCGTAGTAGGAAACCGGATCCAGCCGGCTCGGTGGCTAAGGTATAAATGGTTGGGccaaacatttttctacaaGATAGCGACCATCTCCTAAGACCGGGGCTCTGCaatagtgtttgtgtgtgcgacGTTTTTGTGACTGTGTTTTTGTCCTGTGTGTTACTGactgtgtgtgtggctgtgcaCGTGAACAAGGGACCGCGCCGGTGTGATCAGTCTGTGGGTACGTGAACACAGCGTGCTCTTCTCATTACTTCAGCATCGGCTAGATTCTGCTGGGCCGCAAGGCTGGGCCGGGCTACTAGCACTGACCGTCTTTCGACAAGCACTGAGCGGCGATAGAACTCTCAACATCCGCCCGGTACTGAGCTCGAGGGTGCTACCTGCCTTTCGTGTTTTGAAGTAAGGTCGGTACTTAAACATCATTTGTTACTACTATAGTACTATCCAAGGAGATGTTGGCTTTGTTCTACGCGTTTTCTAAAGGCGTTTTATACATCCTTGTATTCGGGTCTGCGTTTTCTACTTCTTCTCAACTTTCATCTGGAATGCGGGCTACTAAAATACGTATAAAGATCCGCTATTCATTTTGGCCTATACATCTATTAGGAGGTTGTTATTTTTCACTTCGAAGACTTCCCCAGCGCTCGAGCCCAAACCACACAGCGCTCGAGCCCAAACCACACAGCCAACCCCAAGGGGCgcggcatgttttttttttttcgggccGCAAACGGGCGCAATTAGCCGTTTTCATTCCGAGTAATTGGTCGCTCTAAAACACTGTAAAGTGTATTCGGTGGTTGTGGAAGAATCGACGTAGAAATTTGTCGTAATGCAGCTAAGAGCGCCGAGAATTTGCAAGCGCTTTTGTATACATTTGCTTGAACTGTCTAGGATTTGACGCGACATTTATTATGGCGGTCGCTTTCCAGCTCTCAAAGCAGCTTTGCATTTCAGTCACGTTTCATCACTAGTTACTCTAAAGGTATTCAATGTCCAAATGCCTCTAGCTTTAAATCATGTAATTTTAATGTACAATGACGCTATCCTTTGTACGACACGCCCAATACCAACGTAATGATTGACAGTAGGGAAGGGTCTGTTATCTCTCGCACGACCTTCCTATTGGTCAGCTTGCTCAACTCATTACCacataacaaagcaatagaTTTTGATTCGATCTGGCGTAAGCGCTGTCGCTACAACTTGATGTACAACACAAAGAGCGTAGGTCATTTACATGATCCGGTGTTTACACAATCTGTTTACATGAG includes:
- the LOC118418144 gene encoding E3 ubiquitin-protein ligase TRIM71-like encodes the protein MECSILSRLTDTMQFCQVCFERYSEPRVLDCLHVFCKNCISMESATGAETTVCCTICKTLTRLNSEERVSGLPDASFLLKLSNEDSEHLQESLIFKKCGVCEDGCEEATAECLDCEDYLCRVCAECHTRTKFTKGHRVVSLSSANENDVSPQPGNDFDEKRLLDKKGGRSILAILDEEYDNQNLLCTIEEQEKF
- the LOC118417732 gene encoding brain tumor protein-like, with product MRIFLSLSFSSDIRLEVIIGKQRSWLQTETDIVYSRVFSEVASARERLEKRLCAVHYVTQFVTALKKYGNVEQAESLRDSLTSKIAELLSSEQEQEKVVGNGKIGFEPDKDLLSHVTKGIGKLKQQGNDPVSSPEESLQDLEVHSESDTTKSGSRKGSLVNATQTDCQLENGLAEEDGTSNVSREPDKLLWAIGHGEDDDVIKFKNPCGLVVTKTGDVIVADQGNRRLVVFNKNGKFKTKVGMDISPNDVVVNSEGQVASTGTKGEGRKKEGEVQVWKLHRKREHELVVQFGAGILKNPHGIAVDSQGRYVVADVGKHRVTIHRSDGGTLMSFGEHGDANDQFYLPYYVAVTASDDIVVSDEFQKCLKVFNSRGRFLRRIGPRLKRDFYIQCPGGVCVMNDVILVVDIFTGDVIAISVEGKFQRVFLSQKDGLSYPQTLAVGREGLLVVTDGTFFKGTHCVKAYRLEELGASQTKKELS